In Actinoplanes derwentensis, the following proteins share a genomic window:
- a CDS encoding ABC transporter permease, which translates to MALTRTIWSFVRLKSRITGNSLRGRPARVVMFVLGALAACGFVVVGYSTFAVPGLLGRPEIAEVLFPFGGVVLVLGWLFLPLLFFGVDNTLDPAQFALLPLRRPTLIAGLAVAALAGLPALATFAATLGTVHTAARLGGPAAAFAGLLGALSGLALCVVLSRAVISAFATALRSRRARDLATILLAVVAASIGPLELTLLGLLDKADWASVQAIAEVAGWTPLGAPYSMGLDVAAGRAWAVPIKLLIVLATVTGLLLWWGRTLEQAMAGASGAGPGRTGSADTRAPVTQLLFRWSPRNRFGALTAREVRYWWRETRRRAALVTLAMAGVFLPLSTAFAGGGVGATGFAFMVGAIAPIGLANQFGYEGSAYATNLATGVPGRLEVHSRAAAHALFTVPLLVLVAIVTGLVAGRPEAIVAQFGTMLATYGVGLALVLPISVRAAYALPDTTGPFALSSGGGIGKALPGLAALAGAMFGALPVVLLAWRWPWLGLPVGLVYGGAAYLLGAHLAASMLDRRMPEVLAAVTPR; encoded by the coding sequence GTGGCTCTGACGAGAACGATCTGGTCGTTCGTCCGGCTCAAGTCACGGATCACCGGCAACAGTCTGCGCGGCCGGCCGGCCCGGGTCGTGATGTTCGTACTAGGAGCACTCGCCGCCTGCGGTTTTGTGGTCGTCGGCTACTCGACGTTCGCGGTTCCGGGGCTGCTGGGCCGGCCCGAGATCGCCGAGGTCCTGTTTCCGTTCGGTGGCGTGGTACTCGTACTCGGCTGGCTCTTTCTGCCGTTGCTCTTCTTCGGTGTGGACAACACTCTCGATCCGGCACAGTTCGCCCTGCTGCCGCTGCGCCGGCCGACCCTGATCGCCGGACTGGCGGTGGCCGCTCTGGCCGGGCTCCCCGCGCTGGCCACCTTCGCCGCCACTCTCGGCACGGTGCATACCGCCGCGCGGCTCGGCGGGCCCGCGGCAGCGTTCGCCGGGCTGCTCGGCGCGCTCTCCGGACTGGCCCTCTGCGTGGTGCTGAGCCGGGCGGTGATCAGCGCGTTCGCCACCGCGCTGCGCTCCCGCCGGGCCCGTGACCTGGCCACCATCCTGCTGGCCGTGGTGGCCGCGTCGATCGGGCCGCTGGAGCTGACGCTGCTCGGGCTGCTCGACAAGGCGGACTGGGCCTCGGTCCAGGCGATCGCCGAGGTGGCCGGGTGGACTCCGCTCGGTGCGCCGTACTCGATGGGCCTGGATGTCGCGGCCGGGCGGGCGTGGGCCGTACCCATCAAGCTTTTGATCGTGCTGGCGACCGTGACCGGCCTGCTCCTCTGGTGGGGCCGCACGCTGGAGCAGGCGATGGCCGGTGCCTCGGGCGCCGGGCCGGGCCGCACCGGATCGGCGGACACCCGCGCCCCGGTCACTCAGCTGCTGTTCCGCTGGTCGCCGCGGAACCGGTTCGGCGCGCTGACCGCGCGCGAGGTGCGGTACTGGTGGCGGGAGACGCGGCGGCGGGCGGCACTTGTCACCTTGGCGATGGCCGGGGTGTTCCTGCCGCTCTCGACGGCTTTCGCGGGCGGCGGCGTGGGGGCGACGGGTTTCGCGTTCATGGTCGGCGCCATCGCGCCGATCGGATTGGCAAACCAGTTCGGGTACGAGGGGAGCGCCTACGCCACCAACCTGGCCACCGGGGTTCCGGGGCGCCTGGAGGTGCACTCGCGAGCGGCCGCGCACGCCCTGTTCACGGTGCCGTTGCTGGTGCTCGTGGCGATCGTGACCGGTCTGGTGGCCGGGCGGCCGGAGGCGATCGTGGCCCAGTTCGGCACGATGCTGGCGACCTACGGGGTGGGCCTGGCGCTGGTGCTGCCGATCTCGGTGCGGGCCGCCTATGCGTTGCCGGACACCACCGGGCCGTTCGCGCTCTCCTCCGGCGGCGGCATCGGCAAGGCGCTGCCCGGGCTGGCGGCACTGGCCGGCGCGATGTTCGGGGCGCTGCCGGTGGTGCTGCTCGCCTGGCGGTGGCCGTGGCTGGGCCTGCCGGTGGGCCTGGTCTACGGCGGGGCGGCCTATCTGCTCGGCGCGCACCTGGCCGCAAGCATGCTGGACCGCCGGATGCCCGAGGTGCTGGCCGCGGTGACGCCCCGCTAA
- a CDS encoding ABC transporter ATP-binding protein — protein MSVPVQRQPEDTPAMSLRGLVKRFDTRLAVSGVSLEVPAGSFFGLLGPNGAGKTTTLSMAVGLLRPDEGQAHLLGYDVWHSPAAAKALVGVLPDGVRMFDRLTGPELLAYHGLLRGMPADIVDQRAGDLLEVLELGTGNRTLVVDYSAGMKKKIGLACALLHAPRLLVLDEPFEAVDPVSAALIRDILQRYVSGGGTVVFSSHVLEVVEQLCSHVAIMSDGALRMIGTLAEVRGDRSLQDVFVQVVGGRVATGSELAWL, from the coding sequence ATGAGCGTGCCGGTACAGCGACAGCCCGAGGACACGCCGGCGATGTCGCTGCGCGGGCTCGTCAAGCGGTTCGACACGCGGCTGGCGGTCTCCGGGGTGAGCCTGGAGGTCCCGGCCGGTTCGTTCTTCGGGCTGCTGGGCCCCAACGGGGCCGGCAAGACCACGACCCTCTCCATGGCGGTGGGCCTGTTGCGGCCTGACGAGGGCCAGGCCCATCTGCTGGGGTACGACGTCTGGCACTCCCCCGCCGCAGCGAAAGCCCTGGTCGGAGTGCTGCCCGACGGGGTGCGCATGTTCGATCGGCTGACCGGCCCGGAACTGCTCGCCTATCACGGCCTGCTCCGCGGGATGCCCGCCGACATCGTCGACCAGCGGGCCGGTGACCTGCTCGAAGTGCTGGAACTGGGCACCGGCAACCGCACTCTGGTGGTCGACTACTCAGCCGGCATGAAGAAGAAGATCGGCCTGGCCTGCGCACTGCTGCACGCGCCGAGACTGCTGGTGCTGGACGAGCCGTTCGAGGCGGTCGACCCGGTGTCGGCGGCGCTGATCAGGGACATTCTCCAGCGGTACGTGTCCGGCGGCGGCACTGTCGTCTTCTCCAGCCACGTGCTGGAGGTGGTGGAACAGCTCTGCTCACACGTGGCGATCATGTCGGACGGTGCGCTGCGGATGATCGGGACGCTGGCCGAGGTGCGTGGCGACCGTTCGCTTCAGGACGTGTTCGTGCAGGTCGTCGGCGGCCGGGTGGCCACCGGGTCGGAACTCGCGTGGCTCTAG
- a CDS encoding RlpA-like double-psi beta-barrel domain-containing protein: MRRTYRRPGSGISGRNKKIVIGLVAAAVVGGGLAVGTGLSSASTSNPFCAGQDQAIQNNLKFIAEQRANPNAQTEAIIANRQAVIDQINLQKRAGGCGGAAAEVPVAQPTKAQPTTPPAATKPPAATTPPPADNGGGNAATGDVVCKGSTVTLSGEGGTAAASSGTFPLGTRLKVTNLDNNKSITVTVATTSGSCVLLNNAAFEEVREPGKFLIRRAVIERVG; this comes from the coding sequence ATGAGACGCACCTACCGGCGGCCGGGCAGCGGCATCAGCGGACGTAACAAGAAGATCGTGATCGGCCTCGTCGCGGCTGCGGTCGTCGGCGGCGGCCTGGCGGTGGGCACCGGGCTCAGCAGCGCCTCCACCAGCAACCCCTTCTGTGCGGGCCAGGACCAGGCGATCCAGAACAACCTGAAGTTCATCGCCGAGCAGCGGGCCAACCCGAACGCCCAGACCGAAGCGATCATCGCGAACCGGCAGGCCGTGATCGACCAGATCAACCTCCAGAAGAGGGCTGGTGGCTGCGGTGGCGCCGCCGCCGAGGTCCCGGTGGCCCAGCCGACGAAGGCTCAGCCGACCACGCCTCCGGCCGCGACAAAGCCCCCGGCCGCGACGACTCCTCCGCCCGCTGACAACGGCGGCGGTAACGCGGCCACCGGTGACGTGGTCTGCAAGGGCTCGACCGTGACCCTCTCCGGCGAGGGCGGCACCGCGGCGGCGTCCAGCGGCACCTTCCCGCTCGGCACCAGGCTGAAGGTCACGAACCTCGACAACAACAAGAGCATCACGGTCACCGTGGCGACCACCTCGGGAAGCTGTGTGCTGCTCAACAACGCGGCCTTCGAAGAGGTCCGCGAGCCCGGGAAGTTCCTGATCCGACGGGCCGTGATCGAGCGGGTGGGCTGA
- a CDS encoding sodium/solute symporter, which produces MNPYLAPGLVLVLLLTVAIGAYGLRFARTTSDFLVASRSVSPSWNAAAISGEYLSAASFLGVAGLVLRYGVDVLWYPVGFAAGYLALLLFVAAPLRRSGAFTLPDFCQVRLQSTVLRRLATAFVLFIGCLYLLPQLQGAGLTFATLTGGSYAWGALVVGVVVTANVAFGGMRAITFVQAFQYWLKLTALAVPMIFLILQWQSDGRPAVTPPQGAVFHTATTVTIEQDAVLDGKVQVKTGETLRYAAGDAVPTVSTVDAEFGDAWLLPGTEGLFTTYSLILATFLGTMGLPHVLVRFYTNPDGASARRTTLVVLAMVGLFYLLPTLYGVLGRIYTPQLLMTGNTDAVVLLLPEAALGGGHLGRLLGALVTAGALAAFLSTSSGLLTSVAGVIFTDVLKPGRSGSIRDFRIATLLAAVMPTGLALFVSDMDVSRVVGLAFAVAASSFCPLLVLGIWWRRLTAAGAIAGLIVGGGAAVGSVLLTVLGPTLHVGIAEFVGQPAAWTVPLAFLVMVGVSLSTGKRVPPNVGATMLRLHAPESLRS; this is translated from the coding sequence GTGAACCCATACCTGGCTCCGGGCCTGGTCCTGGTGTTGCTGTTGACCGTGGCGATCGGCGCTTACGGTCTCCGCTTCGCCCGCACCACCTCGGACTTCCTGGTCGCCTCCCGGTCGGTCAGCCCGTCCTGGAACGCCGCCGCGATCAGCGGTGAATATCTCTCCGCCGCCTCGTTCCTGGGTGTGGCGGGACTGGTGCTCCGCTACGGCGTGGACGTCCTCTGGTACCCGGTCGGGTTCGCCGCCGGCTATCTGGCCCTGCTGCTGTTCGTGGCCGCGCCGCTGCGCCGGTCCGGGGCGTTCACCCTGCCCGACTTCTGCCAGGTACGGCTGCAGTCGACCGTACTGCGCCGGTTGGCGACCGCGTTCGTGCTGTTCATCGGTTGTCTCTACCTGCTGCCACAGTTGCAGGGGGCGGGGCTGACGTTCGCCACGCTCACCGGGGGTTCGTACGCCTGGGGTGCTCTGGTCGTCGGGGTGGTGGTGACCGCGAACGTGGCTTTCGGCGGGATGCGCGCGATCACGTTCGTGCAGGCGTTCCAGTACTGGCTGAAACTGACCGCGCTGGCCGTGCCGATGATCTTCCTGATCCTGCAGTGGCAGTCCGACGGCCGCCCGGCGGTGACGCCGCCACAGGGCGCGGTCTTCCACACGGCGACCACGGTGACGATCGAGCAGGACGCGGTTCTCGACGGGAAAGTCCAGGTCAAGACCGGAGAGACGCTGCGGTACGCGGCCGGGGACGCCGTGCCGACGGTGAGCACTGTGGACGCCGAGTTCGGCGACGCGTGGCTGCTTCCCGGTACTGAAGGACTCTTCACCACCTATTCGCTGATCCTCGCCACGTTCCTGGGGACCATGGGGCTTCCGCATGTGCTCGTGCGGTTCTACACGAACCCGGACGGCGCCTCGGCCCGGCGCACGACACTCGTGGTGCTCGCGATGGTCGGCCTGTTCTACCTGCTACCGACGTTGTACGGGGTACTCGGCCGGATCTACACCCCGCAACTGTTGATGACCGGGAACACCGACGCGGTCGTGCTGCTGCTGCCCGAGGCGGCACTCGGCGGCGGACATCTCGGCCGGCTACTGGGCGCCCTGGTCACCGCGGGCGCCCTGGCCGCCTTCCTGTCCACCTCGTCGGGGCTGCTCACCAGCGTCGCCGGGGTGATCTTCACGGATGTACTGAAGCCCGGGCGCAGCGGCTCGATCCGGGACTTCCGGATAGCGACGCTGCTGGCCGCGGTGATGCCGACCGGGCTGGCGCTGTTCGTGTCCGACATGGACGTTTCGCGGGTGGTGGGGCTGGCGTTCGCGGTGGCGGCGTCGAGTTTCTGCCCGCTGCTGGTGCTCGGCATCTGGTGGCGGCGGTTGACCGCGGCCGGGGCGATCGCCGGGTTGATCGTCGGTGGCGGTGCGGCGGTGGGTTCGGTGCTGCTGACCGTCCTGGGGCCGACGCTGCACGTCGGGATCGCCGAGTTCGTGGGGCAGCCGGCGGCGTGGACCGTACCGCTCGCTTTCCTGGTCATGGTGGGTGTCTCCCTGTCGACCGGCAAGCGCGTGCCACCGAACGTGGGTGCCACGATGCTGCGGTTGCACGCCCCGGAGTCGCTGCGGAGTTGA
- a CDS encoding HAMP domain-containing sensor histidine kinase yields the protein MIRRLFAYLPRPLDPVRSIKAKLSLALGFAGGTGLLVFLWSIDFYRVDLLWIAIAAALGLVTLQVMAHGATVPLREMTVAAREMARGDYSRRVRTRSQDEVGELASAFNQMAADLAAADRQRRELIANVSHELRTPITALRAMLENIVDGVATAEPDTMKTALAQTERLSRLVTDLLDLSRLDAGVVPLERELIDVPEFLGEVVREARVNADGYDVTFEVSAPRLVLPGDRERLHQVFANLLDNAARHSPRGGVVTVRAERQDTSVVIAVVDQGDGIPAAERDRVFERFTRGERATGGGTGLGLAIARWVVQLHRGTIAVVEPDGRHGCHIQVRLPLSDRY from the coding sequence ATGATCCGCCGGCTCTTCGCCTATCTGCCGCGGCCGCTCGATCCGGTCCGGTCGATCAAGGCGAAGTTGTCGCTGGCGCTGGGGTTCGCCGGTGGGACGGGTCTGCTGGTGTTCCTGTGGAGCATCGACTTCTACCGGGTCGACCTGCTGTGGATCGCGATCGCCGCCGCCCTCGGCCTGGTCACGCTGCAGGTGATGGCGCACGGGGCGACGGTTCCGCTGCGGGAGATGACGGTCGCGGCCCGGGAGATGGCCCGCGGCGACTACAGCCGGCGGGTCCGGACCCGTTCGCAGGACGAGGTGGGCGAGCTGGCGTCCGCTTTCAATCAGATGGCGGCGGATCTGGCGGCCGCGGACCGGCAACGACGGGAGTTGATCGCGAACGTCTCGCACGAGCTGCGCACGCCGATCACCGCGCTCCGGGCGATGCTGGAGAACATCGTCGACGGGGTGGCCACCGCCGAACCGGACACGATGAAGACCGCCCTGGCGCAGACTGAACGGCTCAGCCGGCTGGTCACCGATCTGCTCGACCTGTCCCGGTTGGACGCCGGGGTTGTGCCGTTGGAGCGGGAGCTGATCGACGTACCGGAATTCCTCGGCGAGGTGGTCCGGGAGGCCCGGGTGAACGCCGACGGCTACGACGTGACCTTCGAGGTGTCGGCTCCTCGCCTGGTGTTGCCCGGCGACCGGGAGCGCCTGCATCAGGTCTTCGCGAACCTGCTGGACAACGCGGCCCGGCACAGCCCGCGCGGCGGTGTCGTGACGGTTCGCGCCGAACGCCAGGACACGTCGGTGGTGATCGCCGTGGTGGATCAGGGTGACGGCATCCCGGCCGCGGAACGGGACCGGGTCTTCGAACGCTTCACCCGCGGCGAGCGCGCCACCGGCGGCGGGACCGGGCTGGGCCTGGCGATCGCCCGCTGGGTGGTGCAGCTGCACCGGGGCACCATCGCGGTGGTCGAGCCGGACGGCCGGCACGGTTGCCACATCCAGGTACGACTTCCGCTGTCGGACCGGTATTGA
- a CDS encoding response regulator transcription factor, protein MVGVGTVERRVLVVEDERVIAEAVAARLRGEGFRVQVVGDGPGAVAAARQDPPDVVVLDVMLPGFDGLEVCRRIQAERPVPVLMLTARGDETDLLVGLAVGADDYMAKPFSMRELTARVHALLRRASQTAAAKPEALHVGDLEINQAERRVLRGGTEVHLTPTEFDLLVHLAGRPRTVLPRERLLADVWGWADASGTRTVDSHVKALRRKLGADLIRTVHGVGYALEVDR, encoded by the coding sequence ATGGTGGGTGTGGGGACCGTTGAGCGGCGGGTTCTTGTCGTCGAGGATGAGCGGGTCATCGCGGAGGCGGTGGCGGCTCGGCTTCGGGGTGAGGGGTTCCGGGTTCAGGTGGTCGGGGACGGGCCCGGCGCGGTGGCCGCTGCCCGGCAGGATCCGCCGGATGTCGTGGTGCTCGATGTGATGTTGCCGGGGTTCGACGGGCTCGAGGTGTGCCGGCGGATTCAGGCGGAGCGGCCGGTTCCGGTGCTGATGCTGACCGCCCGTGGGGACGAGACTGACCTGCTGGTGGGGCTGGCGGTGGGAGCCGACGACTACATGGCGAAACCGTTCTCGATGCGGGAACTGACCGCTCGGGTGCATGCCCTGCTGCGGCGGGCGTCCCAGACCGCCGCCGCGAAACCGGAGGCGCTGCACGTCGGCGACCTGGAGATCAACCAGGCGGAGCGGCGAGTGCTGCGCGGGGGTACCGAGGTGCATCTCACGCCTACCGAGTTCGACCTGCTGGTGCATCTGGCGGGCCGGCCGCGCACGGTTCTGCCCCGGGAGCGGCTGCTGGCCGACGTGTGGGGCTGGGCGGACGCCTCCGGGACCCGGACCGTGGACAGTCACGTCAAGGCGCTGCGGCGCAAACTCGGGGCCGATCTCATTCGTACGGTCCACGGGGTCGGTTATGCCCTGGAAGTCGATCGATGA
- the soxR gene encoding redox-sensitive transcriptional activator SoxR, with the protein METLTIGELSARSGVAQSALRFYEREGLIHASRTSGNQRRYDRAELRRVSFIKISQQVGVSLDEIRDALASLPENRTPTRADWSRLSASWRFRLQERIAVLERLRDELSGCIGCGCLSLQRCKLANPGDRLAAGGTGPQRILNPTTD; encoded by the coding sequence GTGGAGACGCTCACCATCGGCGAACTCTCCGCCCGCAGCGGCGTAGCACAGTCCGCGCTGCGCTTCTACGAACGCGAAGGACTGATCCACGCTTCCAGGACGAGCGGCAACCAGCGGCGGTATGACCGGGCCGAGCTCCGCCGAGTCTCGTTCATCAAGATCTCCCAGCAGGTCGGGGTGTCGTTGGACGAGATCCGCGACGCGCTGGCGTCCCTCCCGGAGAACCGCACCCCCACCCGAGCCGACTGGTCCCGCCTGTCGGCGAGCTGGCGCTTCCGTCTCCAGGAACGAATCGCCGTCCTGGAACGCCTCCGCGACGAACTGAGCGGCTGCATCGGCTGCGGTTGCCTGTCCCTGCAACGTTGCAAACTGGCCAACCCGGGCGACCGCCTGGCCGCCGGCGGCACCGGCCCCCAGCGAATCCTCAACCCCACCACCGACTGA
- a CDS encoding thiamine pyrophosphate-dependent enzyme gives MTAVTTPRHSVRELLSRVTGDAKHAPSAHSTLDVIWVLYDRVLRITPETADEPDRDRFLLSKGHGPAAYYAVLAAKGFIPVAWLDDVGGWDSPLGHHPDRVLIPGVEVGTGSLGHGLGLAVGTALGLRAQGLDSRTFVLLGDAELDEGSNHEAIAYAAAIGLPITAIVIDNRSATHGWPGGIPARFPNWDVSVVNGRDHDEIETALRPAPADRPRLVVAEV, from the coding sequence ATGACTGCTGTGACGACACCCCGACACTCGGTGCGGGAGCTGCTCAGCCGGGTGACCGGCGACGCGAAGCACGCACCGAGTGCGCACTCCACACTGGACGTCATCTGGGTTCTCTACGATCGGGTGTTACGCATCACACCGGAGACCGCCGACGAGCCGGACCGGGATCGTTTCCTGCTCTCCAAAGGGCACGGGCCGGCCGCCTACTACGCGGTGCTCGCCGCCAAGGGCTTCATCCCGGTGGCGTGGCTCGACGACGTGGGCGGCTGGGACAGTCCGCTCGGGCACCATCCGGACCGGGTGCTGATCCCGGGTGTCGAGGTCGGCACCGGCTCGCTGGGGCACGGGCTGGGCCTGGCCGTCGGCACGGCGCTCGGGCTGCGCGCCCAGGGCCTGGACAGCCGGACGTTCGTGCTGCTCGGTGACGCGGAACTGGACGAGGGCTCGAATCATGAGGCCATCGCGTACGCCGCCGCCATCGGCCTGCCGATCACCGCGATCGTCATCGACAACCGGTCGGCCACCCACGGCTGGCCCGGTGGCATCCCGGCCCGGTTCCCGAACTGGGACGTGTCCGTGGTGAACGGGCGCGACCACGACGAGATCGAGACGGCACTCCGGCCCGCTCCGGCCGACCGGCCGCGTCTGGTGGTGGCGGAGGTATGA
- a CDS encoding transketolase family protein, which translates to MRDAFVDTTTALLAEDPRTALVLADISASAFEDAFQRHPDRVFNVGIREQLMAGVAGGLALTGLRPFLHSYTPFLIDRAYEQIKLDFGHQDTGAVLVSIGASFDAAEEGYTHQSPGDVALLDTLDGWTVHVPGHRDEVPSLLRDAARNDERVYVRLSTQENVRSHPTSSVLRRGGPLVVAVGPMLDPVLEATRDMDVTVFYTNTPRPLDTEALRELVTEEIILVEPYAAGTSAHLVGAALSDLPHRALYLGAGRAEVRRYGNWRDHARVQGLDAGGLNRSIADFLGTS; encoded by the coding sequence ATGAGAGACGCATTCGTCGACACCACGACCGCACTGCTGGCCGAGGACCCGCGTACTGCGCTGGTGCTCGCGGACATCTCGGCGAGCGCGTTCGAGGACGCGTTCCAGCGGCATCCGGACCGGGTGTTCAACGTCGGGATCCGGGAGCAGCTGATGGCCGGAGTGGCCGGCGGGCTGGCGCTGACCGGTCTGCGGCCGTTCCTGCACTCGTACACGCCGTTCCTGATCGACCGGGCGTACGAGCAGATCAAGCTCGATTTCGGGCACCAAGACACCGGAGCGGTGCTGGTCAGCATCGGGGCGTCCTTCGACGCCGCCGAGGAGGGGTACACCCACCAGTCCCCGGGTGACGTGGCCCTGCTCGACACTCTGGACGGCTGGACCGTGCACGTGCCCGGCCACCGCGACGAGGTGCCGTCGCTGCTGCGGGACGCGGCCCGCAACGACGAGCGGGTCTACGTCCGGCTCTCCACGCAGGAGAACGTTCGGTCTCATCCGACGTCGAGTGTGCTGCGGCGCGGCGGCCCGCTGGTGGTGGCGGTCGGGCCGATGCTGGACCCGGTGCTGGAGGCGACCCGGGACATGGACGTGACGGTGTTCTACACCAACACACCACGGCCGTTGGACACCGAGGCTCTGCGGGAGCTGGTGACCGAGGAGATCATCCTGGTGGAGCCGTACGCAGCGGGAACGTCGGCGCATCTGGTCGGTGCGGCGCTGAGCGACCTGCCGCACCGCGCCCTGTATCTGGGTGCCGGCCGGGCCGAGGTCCGGCGCTACGGGAACTGGCGTGA